The genomic region AATGTAGAAAAAAGAAAACACTATTGGAAGGCATAGGAAAATCCAATGGGGGCAGCCGTGGGCTCTGCCATCCTTATTATTCAAAAGgttaattttcattttagtccttcaaaaaaattataattaacttTTTCCcaatattctttttattttattccacTCTTTCTAATCCAAAATTCTAGATTCACCCCTATTGGAATGGATTTTTTCTAAAATATCCATGTcaatatttaactaaaataatagATGGTGTTAATTATTTGGACTAACAAggatcaaaatcataaattgacatttatcatttttaaaattaaaaataaaacaattttttaAACATAATTGTTCATTAATATATTGTTTTAATATAAACAACATCATTAGCTCATTACAATCGATGAAAACTATGATAGATTGGTAATATCAACATGAATTCATGAAATAGCAAAAGTACaaatgactttttttttaaataaaataaagtaaaataaaacttattttgtattaaaaaaattaattatcccTCAATTATGACTCCATGAGGCATGATAAAAATGGGGACATGGCGTAACATCATTATAACACTCCTACCACCCACctaataatttagataaaaaattGAACTAATTCTTCTATCATTTTCACTGTTAAAAATTGGTCTCTATACGTTAGCACGAGGTACACGTGGTACCCCATgtataattgtttaattattcTACTAGTTACGCTTGTTTTAAACAATAGAAATGGATGTAATTCTTAATAGAAAGGACTAGTTTATTCTTTCATCTAGTTAGATTACCCATTTTTTAAATGAAGGAAGTAAAATATAATCTAATTCTTAATAAAGGGTGTCCATAATAATTTTACCAAACATATTAGAAGGCTAAAGCTTGggattttaatataataataacaataataattgaATATTAGCTTTTAAGAATTCAATTGCCGCCGTTGGTTGCTTGTGCTAACAATCATATGGGGGCTTAAAGCAGCATTTTTCCACTTTCTTGTTGAAGAAATCTTTAGGGGATCTTTTTAAGCTTTAACAATTGAAAGATCCCCCATCTTAgcttaaggaaaaaaaaaaaaccttttaaaGTGTTTTAATTAATCACTATCTTATATCCAATAATTACAATAAAATTCGATTAAATTTGAAGTTAAATCAAATTGAATTTTAAACGAAAACAAAATTTTTTAATACTGTATTTTCTATTCATAGAAttcgatttaattttgttttgttgGAGGTTTTATGGTAATAGTTACAATTGTACCTGTAATTGTTCGGAATCTATAACTTATTATATTTAGTGTTGATCAAATAGATATGATTTAGTTGATTAAGTGAACGTGTGTTGACTCATTTATAAAAATCGatctaataaaataacaaataattgaAGATTGGATCAATTTAAATCATGTAAATTGGATCCTCGTTTTGTGGAGATAGGTAAGGCTTTCAAAACCAATCAATGGTCTAACTGTTTTTGTCcaatttaattgattaaattattagaagtaaaaaaaaaaaaaactttatttaACTGGTCCAACCGTGGATTCAACCAATTTGATCCAACTTTATTTTGGATCGATACCTTAATTGATTCTTGCTCCAACCAATCTGCCCTGTCCATCTGATCTGATTCTGAAATCAATAGACGTAGGAACtgcataaaatttttattttaacccACATGAAGTTTTGCCATGGGATCAATAGCAATATTTGAAGGCTAAAAAATTGAATTGTCAAAGTAGCAGATTGAAATGAATTAAGCAAAGCATTGAATATTTGAATTTAGTTGTTTTTTTCCCAAATCAAAACAACAAATTTTACAACAAAAGGGGAAAAAAGGGGGGTGGATCATAGAAATTAAAGCTCTTACAACATGTATGCACCTAAGAAACTGGCCTtggaatatttggggaagaagacCCCGAGTGATGATGCCATCGGCAGTGTCTTTCATTTGAAAGTCGACAACCTTGGAAGCTTATCTCTTAGATAATACAGCCTCGCCCTCCGGACTTTCCGGTGTTTGACTACTTTAATTTCCTTTATGTTCGGCGAATAACTACGATAACAAATTAACAAAATCGATAGAACATAGTTCGAAAACAAAGATTCCACATGTTCTAAAACATAAAAGGTCAATCAACCAAGATAAATCATTGAGATGACATGTTAGTTAATCAGTTAGTTAATTAGGTGTAAGAAATGAACCAGTAGTATGCTCGAACTAAACAAAGGAAATGGTCTTACAGTTATTGTTGCGATTATGCATAGTGATATGAAAGAAATACTTACACAGGGAATACAATCTCAACTCCAATGCCTGCAATGATTCTCCGAATTCGAATGGTGGTGTGGATACCGGCATTTTGTTTTGATATGACTATACCTTTGTACACGGAAAGCCTACGTCTATTTTCTGGAACTTCCTATAAATAGACCAAACAAAGGAAAACCATAAGACTAACAATAAAAAAGAATTCAGTATGAATAACGAGAAACTTGAATTTACCAATTTGATCTCTACAATATCACCGGTCCTAAGGTCCGGAGTTGGTCTTTCCTTATCTGATGCTTCAATTGCTCTTTTATTCAATATCTACTCACAAAAACAAGCAATTatgtttatcaaattaaacagaCAATTAAAATGCTCAAAAGAGATACTAAAAACCAGTTTAACAAAGTTAGCTCTTTCATCAAATGACTCAACCGTTTAATAACAAATGGGTGAAAAGGTCCTCTCTTTAGCAAATTATTCAACTTTCTCAATTCCCAAACCAACTCAAAAAGAAAAAACCAAAACGCAatgccaaaattttaattttctttttgtcAAGGCTCAACAAGTCCGATATTATCCCTTGTTTGGGTTTTGTCTCTCTACTCTGGCGAGAACATTAAGAGGTTCACAAAGTGACAGACACTCGGAGTGCCTGAACAGATAAAAACATACACAAATTGAAGAGTTCCTAGGAGCATGATACAAATTGAGCTAACCTCGACTCCACCAACAGACCGAGTTCATAGGCCGAAAGGTACATCAACCAATTGGATAAAAGGTCCTCTCTTTAGTAAAATTAAGCTCTTTCATCAAATGGCTCAACCATCTAACAGCAATTGGGTGAAAAGGTCCTCTCTTTAGTAAATTATTCAACTTCCTCGATTCCCATGGGTTAGACCCTCAACAAGTTTGGTATTATCCCTTGCCGGGGTTTTGTCTCTCTACTCTACCGAAAGCCTTAGCAGGTTCATAGAGTGAGAATGACTCGGAGTGCCTGAGCAGACAGAAACATGTGCAAATTGAAGAGTTCACATGAGCATGTTACAACTTGAGCTAACCTCGACTCTACCAAAAGCCCGAGTTCACAAGCCAAGGGGTACATCAGGTGAAAGATCCTATCTATAGTAAAGTTAAGCTCTTTCATCAAATGACTCAACCATCTAACAACAATTGGGTGAAAGGTCCTCTCTTTAATAGAGTCAAGCTCTGTCATCAAATGACTCAACCATCTAATAAAAATTGGGTGAAAAGGTCCTCTCTTTAGTAAATTATTCAACTTCCTCAATTCCCAAACTCAACAAGTCTGATATTATCACATGTCGGGGTTTTGTCTCTCTATCTACTGAAAGCCTTAGCAGGTTTGCAAAGTAAGGACGATTCAAAGTACATACACAAGCAAAAACATACACAAATTGAAGAGTTTGCGCAAGGCGTAACACGATTCATACATGACCTATGGCTTACTAGTCATTGATGGGAGCATGTTACAACTTGAGCTAACCTCCCCGAGTTCATATAAACAGTTCTCAATTCCTATATAAGTGAGTAAATAAATAACATTACCAACATAAAGAAGTAAAAGATTTAACGAAATTATTGAATTAGCATTATGAAAAGATGCAATCTGCTTGAGAAATATGATGCAAAAGTTGCACGTAAAATGAAGCGCTATATGAGATGCTAGTCTAAGATTCTATCGAATTGTTGTCTCAACGAAACTTAGCATAGGATGAAGTAGTCTGAACTGTAGCATTGGAGTCCAGAAATGTTTTGAACTTAAACTTAAGCAATATACAGTTTTAGTTGTGTCTATCTTTAGGAATGATTTTAATCGATGAGCTCGCCATTACAGTTTGGAGAATGGCTTGCATCGTTAAAGGAGAAATTCGTAGGAAATTCGTAGGAGTGATCGTGGATTACTCTGAGTTCCTAGTGAAACTTAAGGAGTGTACTAATGCTATCTAAAGGAGTTAATTCAACTCGAAGTAAGATCGGAAGATTAGTGGATAGAAACTAACGGAAGGTTAACATGTGAAAAGATCGATGAATGTGAGATACATGAAACCAAATCTGGGAATGATGTTCAGATAAACTTAAGCAAGGAATGTAAAAGACTCGAATGTTCGTAAATGTGAGCAAGAGTCGATGTGAAAATCAAGATCGAAATTTAAGATGATGAATTGTCAGCATTATAGGACGTCAATATGCAAACTTTAATGTCTATTGAGTGATACTTATGAATCGAATTCAATGAAGAGGTGTTGAAAATTTAAGCATGTATAAGAATAGTGGTTGTAAATCCAAGATTTGAGTTTCGATGAGTGCTATTGTTCGTTGCAATGTTATCTGAAGGATTATTCAGAACATCTGATATGAGTTAAGATTCATGGATTGTGAAGGACTAATGTGCATAATTCCGATTTCAAATTTGGATCATGATGGTTTGCTGAAATGCTAAGGACTTGCTATGCATAGTAGGTGAAGATTGCTATTAGATGTAATGGTCAGTGATCAGTGAAATGGACGTATTAGGAAGAGAATTGTTAACTGGCAAGTCTAAGAAGGAAATTGTATTGAAGAGATTCAGTCCTTAATGCAGGAACATGTATATCTTCGACTGTGTGTGAATGACTTCTGGAAGTATTCGATACTAATTGATGTACGAATGAGCGATTCAAGATATCCATAAGATGGATAATCTTGTAACGGTTGAAGAGATATCAATTCAGAAATCAAGTTCGAGGAGTGTTCAATCTAACGTATGAGATCCTGATTGAAGAATAATTTCAATGATGGGTATCTGAATTTCGAGAAACGTTCAGTTCTTCGAGAAAGGTCTGATTAGATTGTAACTGAAAATGTCAGATTCGAAGTCATAAGCATTTGTCAAATGTTTGCATAGATGCTGAAAGGTTCAGATATAACATTCGATTGAAGTTTGTTCGCATAGCACTTACTGTATGCAAGTTTGATGAACTTCAAGTACCAGTTATGTCAAAGTATACGTGAATTAGAAAAGAAGGTGCAATGATCATGTAGTATATAAACGTGCAGACTACTAAGTACTTAGATTAATGAAAGCGATGGATAATGAAGATCATGAACAACGAATTGCTAGTAAGTTGTTCTAGAATGATCGATGCGTAAAATCGGGTAAATTAGTGTAAATGATTATTGCTATGACTTTTGTAAGATAGTAATAGACTAAGTAGACTTAATTCAAGTAAGTTTATGAAAAGCTAGAAGTAGATCGAAGTTGAATTTCGAATAAAGAATTGTGATAGTAAATTGCATATTTATTGAATGCAGTAAAATGAGTCAAAGAACAATACATGTATAGTTCATTGCTTGAAGTTTGACAAGATTAACTAATAATTCAGAAGAACATGTTATCGGATATCATTGGAATTGCATAGCTTGTACAATTTAATACTGTAAAGTTCAGAAGAATGTGTTAAGATGACGATTTTAGAATTATAAGGTAAATGAATATAGAAGGTTTGAATAGTCAAGAGACCTATTATTAATTCAATAAGGAGATAACTTCATTAAATATTTCTACAATTGGTTTGGATTTGATAGTCATTATCATCTATAATGATTGATAGGAATAACTACATAAGCTTAGATAGATTGCTAAGATCAGATCTTACACTATATAATCACTTGTTTAAAGTTTGTGTTCAAAGTAAATTAGTTTTGGTAATGAAAGTATATTCATTGTTTTTAACTAGATAAAAGTTGATATGTATTATAAATGTATGTGAgtctattattaaataaattataagtaCTAAAATTACAaagttaattataattttaatataatgaatattatcaaattaattaaattatgaaaatcttaATTAATTATACTTACTTAAATTGTTAATACTGTAGATATTCAATGATTCTATAGATTGTTATCAatagttttgataaatgtttcaaattgataaaatattgatTTGCTTTTAgattaacattttattttatttctccttaaCTCATATTaatatgaaatgataatatatttgCTGAATAGCATAATGATTAAGCATTCTTATAATAAATTACAATTATTAATAATGTTCAGTAAAAACATTTTCAATAAATGTGTTTAAGTTGAATAGATGTATTAATATAttgttattaaataagttaagttCAAATGTAGATATATAGAATTATacgtttaatttataatgaaataaTTTTACAGAATTAAAGACGTACAAAATTATATAATTACAGTAAATAtagatttatataattttaatgtatTCAAATATCAATATAATATGCTTATATATAATtgaaatattgataaatattatatattaaatcattaattaaccttaatattttgatcaatttgcttatatgttaattataagtcatagatatatatatgtaaagTTAATAGTAAACTTAAAAATTAATACAATTGACAATTGTGTTTTCAAGTATATTTTAGTATAAAAACagttaataataatacattaatagtATGAATAGTTCTAAAATTATGAATAAATCAATAATAGCAAAtaacaatatttaataattaatgttaaaacattattaaaatattattattaatgaatGTGTGATTATATTTAAGGTAATTCAAAGTTATCAAAAGTTCGAAATTAATTGCTATTTGTAAatgattttattaataataaaataggttatgataattagaataattatacttattttccaatttaattttaattattgataTAATGATTGGAATTTATTATGCATATAATAGAATATTAAGTATTAGttaattataaaataagaaattaaTCAAAAATTATGAATTATAGAACTAATGATTAACTTTTAATTGATATGAATTTAGTCATCATGGTTGACTAAAATATTAGTGAACTTATTATAACATTATGATTTGATACTATGATAACTAATGAATACATTGGTtaattttaatcaattaattCTACTTCATTTAGAATATATTATGACTTCAGATTATGAATTGTTCAATTTTATTACATAATATAATTAGGTTATAAATCTAGATTTAATTGATATATTATCAATTGATATTACTTGTAATAATAAATGATTTAGCTATATATCAGTAATTTTATTAGTAATTgatttgatttatgatttttgttccattattttttatatcataaattttaaatctaaaGTTAATTATAAATTGACTTATTCGATAGCCATATTGAACAAATTATAGTGTAAATATTTCAAGAAGTTAGGTGTAAATAGTTAATGATATTTATTTATAGATATGtattaaaatgtttaatttaaGTGAGATTAATTGTCAACTAATTCGAttataaattaactaaattatttaATAGTAACATTGATTGTAAAATCTAAATTATTTAGATATTTGATAAAGCTATAAATTTAATGTttgtaatttttagaatttagctGAGAACTTTAAATTGTTTAGCTTATtatatatttaactatttttgtaatttttagttttgattataatgttataattTGCATCGATCAAATATGACCTTATTGATTACATGTATCAAAATTAATCAATAAGTATCAAATTAATGTCATTAATATCAATTAATTCTAATATTTATTATCAACTTTTATTTAATATGAATTTAAGATAATATTTAAATGTCTTTATAATAttaatagttattaaattataaaattgtcaAAGATATAATGAATGAATATTGGTATATTATGTAAGTCAAATAATCATATCTATGATTTAAATTAGCTATTCTAAATTGGAATATTAAATATTCATTATATCtagttaaaattaaataaattggtaCCAAACTAATTATTATAAATGCTATTTTTCAATTATTGTCAAGCTTACCTTGTATTGTATGTTAATAGCATTTATTCATTCAGACTTCAGACTTAAATCTAGTGATTGATAATATTGCATGAATGACATGTATTCAAAATAAATGACATCAAAAATAGAAAATCAAAGATTGATTATAGATAATCGTAAATGTGAATTCGAATCATGCACAAATACTTCATTAAACTCAACATATTCTCAAGATAATTCATAGCAATACTTAACTTTAGTGGATAAACTCTAAACTTATTGAGTCattgcatttaataataattgcTTTAGTAATTGAAATAAcagataaataaattaataactatGTAATCAACATTATTCATTATTAATAGTGATAAGAATATGATCAAAATTAATTAGTATTGCATTAGATGAGCAACTTACCATGGTATTGAGTAGCTGCTTCTGGATTTTCAACTAATCTTCATGCAATAATCTGTAGTTATACAATGAATAATATTTAGCAATATTTATATAGTTAACATAAGATATACTGAAAGATAAAATCATACTCAACTGAATGCAATATTTCAGGCATATATACAATAGTACAATTTACAGATGAAGCATAGGTACATACAGTCTATGTCAACTTAGAATCATAATTAATTCAAATAGTGTAAATTAGACAAAATAACAGAATTATTAAAATGTTTAATATTCACTTTAGTATTGGATATAATATTGAGTCAAGAATAATATCATCTGGATAAATGGTGATGTCACATTACATGAATACTCTACTTTAATTATACACATTAGGACTAATTTCACTTTATCTATTTCACTGATTAACTAAGGAATTATAAGAATTATGTACAAATAATATACGAAGAACAAACTTAGCCATATTGatcattcatttatttttttcattGAAAACTTATGATCATATCGTAAAGCATGTCAATAGGTATCACTCAGTGTATCATTAGTTCAATAGACATACATTAAGTTTATCAATATAGCCAATATTAATGGTAATCATAACACGTAGATAGTAATTTAGTAGACCTATTAGGTGTAATTGTAAACATATAGATTTAATTATAACTAAATACATGTAAAGTTACAGAAATCATGAGAATCAAATCTGAAGACATAATACTAACGTGATAATAAGATAAGTTGAATCCAGTAACATAGCTGTAATTGCAAGCTAACTAAGAATAATTCATCAGTCAATTCCAATTTGATAGCTATCTTAATCATCAACATGTCAACAATTActaattatttaacatatatcCAAGTTGGAACatttacttgttaaatatgaattaaatGACAATATACTAATCTAATATTATTAATAGTTAGAGACATACTTGAATTATACGATACTATTAAAGACAGACAAGACCTTTAGAATTACACAACATGCATTAACATATATACTAAGTAGTAAGAAACTTGAAATGTCAAACATCATAAGTTAAAACATTATATAATTAAGATTACAATATGATCATAACTCAAATTGCAATACATGAAGATTGCTTGAACGCAATTCATTAACATTCAGTTCAAAATGTATCAAAGACTTAATAAGTTGATAACGAAATATATAGCAGAAGCTTAATGAAATCATTCAATTAGATGACATTTAAAACATAACCTATTTGACGAGTAACAGAGTTAAGTAAATCTAATCATATGATAATTAATgttcaaattaaatatataacaaTACTACAATACATTAAATTTGCAAAATTCAATGTTATCCAAATCAATAAGAGAATCAATTACTTATCATAGTATCATAAGAAGAAactatttttacaaaatatttaaatgtATAAATAGAATTATTTAAAATGAAGTTACATATTCATATTGAgactattatacatatatttaacaTATAGCATAAGATATAATAAC from Gossypium arboreum isolate Shixiya-1 chromosome 1, ASM2569848v2, whole genome shotgun sequence harbors:
- the LOC108482234 gene encoding 50S ribosomal protein L19-1, chloroplastic-like, with the translated sequence MYLSAYELGLLVESRHSECLSLCEPLNVLARILNKRAIEASDKERPTPDLRTGDIVEIKLEVPENRRRLSVYKGIVISKQNAGIHTTIRIRRIIAGIGVEIVFPVYSPNIKEIKVVKHRKVRRARLYYLRDKLPRLSTFK